A stretch of Flexivirga aerilata DNA encodes these proteins:
- a CDS encoding NCS2 family permease, producing MSAPAPALNQVDRYFKISARGSTIGREIRGGLVTFFAMAYIIVLNPLIIGTVRDNGGKGELLGGGTGTPHLAMIAAATCLVAGVMTIAMGAIANYPLAIATGLGLNAFVTFSIAALPGMTWADAMGLVVLEGIVMLVLVVSGFRVAAFKALPAPMKTAISVGIGMFITFIALFDAGFVRAGAGTPVQLGIGGQLNGWPVLVFAIGLILVIALYVRKVKGAILIAILATTVLALIVEAVGNLGARTPDGKNETGWSLNVPKVPDNWVATPDFGLIGHFSLFGSFSKISVITALLLIFSLVLADFFDTMGTMVAIGAEADLLDEDGNPPDAQKILIVDSVAAAAGGAAAVSSNTGYVESTAGVGEGARTGLAAIVTGVLFLLATFLAPIVEMVPYEAATPALVLVGFLMMQQVGAIDWRDWDIAIPAFLTIVLMPFSYSITVGIGAGCIAFVVVKIARGRVNQVPPLMWLIAALFVLYFAIDPVQNVLDSIF from the coding sequence GTGTCAGCGCCTGCCCCCGCCCTGAACCAGGTCGACCGCTACTTCAAGATCAGCGCCCGTGGCTCGACCATCGGCCGCGAGATCCGCGGCGGCCTGGTGACGTTCTTCGCGATGGCCTACATCATCGTGCTCAACCCGCTGATCATCGGCACCGTCCGCGACAACGGCGGCAAGGGCGAGCTTCTCGGTGGCGGCACCGGCACTCCGCACCTGGCGATGATCGCCGCCGCGACCTGTCTGGTCGCCGGGGTGATGACGATCGCGATGGGCGCGATCGCCAACTACCCGCTGGCGATCGCGACCGGCCTCGGCCTCAACGCGTTCGTCACCTTCTCGATCGCCGCCCTGCCCGGTATGACGTGGGCCGACGCGATGGGCCTGGTCGTGCTCGAGGGCATCGTGATGCTCGTGCTGGTGGTGTCGGGCTTCCGGGTGGCGGCGTTCAAGGCGCTGCCGGCGCCGATGAAGACCGCGATCAGCGTGGGCATCGGCATGTTCATCACCTTCATCGCGCTGTTCGACGCCGGCTTCGTGCGCGCCGGCGCCGGCACCCCGGTGCAGCTCGGCATCGGCGGTCAGCTGAACGGCTGGCCGGTGCTCGTCTTCGCGATCGGGCTGATCCTGGTGATCGCGCTCTACGTGCGAAAAGTCAAGGGCGCCATACTGATTGCGATCCTGGCGACCACAGTTCTCGCGCTGATCGTCGAAGCGGTCGGCAACCTCGGCGCACGCACCCCGGACGGCAAGAACGAGACCGGCTGGAGCCTCAACGTGCCCAAGGTGCCGGACAACTGGGTGGCCACGCCGGACTTCGGTCTGATCGGGCACTTCAGCCTGTTCGGGTCGTTCAGCAAGATCAGTGTGATCACCGCGCTGCTGCTGATCTTCTCGCTGGTGCTCGCCGACTTCTTCGACACGATGGGCACGATGGTCGCGATCGGTGCCGAGGCCGACCTGCTCGACGAGGACGGCAACCCGCCCGACGCGCAGAAGATCCTGATCGTCGACTCGGTCGCGGCCGCTGCTGGTGGCGCCGCCGCGGTCAGCTCCAACACCGGCTATGTCGAATCCACCGCAGGCGTCGGCGAGGGCGCGCGCACCGGCCTCGCCGCGATCGTCACCGGGGTGCTCTTCCTGCTGGCAACCTTCCTCGCACCGATCGTGGAGATGGTGCCCTACGAGGCGGCGACGCCCGCGCTGGTGCTGGTCGGCTTCCTGATGATGCAGCAGGTCGGCGCCATCGACTGGCGCGACTGGGACATCGCGATCCCGGCGTTCCTCACCATCGTGCTGATGCCCTTCAGCTACTCGATCACCGTCGGCATCGGCGCCGGCTGCATCGCGTTCGTGGTGGTCAAGATCGCGCGCGGCCGGGTGAATCAGGTGCCGCCGCTGATGTGGCTGATCGCCGCGCTGTTCGTGCTCTACTTCGCGATCGACCCGGTGCAGAACGTGCTCGACAGCATCTTCTGA
- a CDS encoding DUF2530 domain-containing protein produces MTDPEPDELLPVKVDVLRVVEVGIALWVVALIVTLVIPSLHSGDRDWWPWTCATGAGLGALGWAYVRRGRGNASAA; encoded by the coding sequence GTGACGGATCCGGAACCCGACGAGCTGCTGCCCGTCAAGGTGGACGTGCTGCGGGTGGTCGAGGTCGGCATCGCGCTGTGGGTCGTCGCGCTGATCGTGACCCTCGTCATACCGTCGCTGCACTCGGGTGACCGCGACTGGTGGCCGTGGACCTGCGCGACCGGCGCTGGGCTCGGGGCGCTCGGCTGGGCCTACGTGCGGCGCGGCCGCGGCAACGCCTCGGCGGCCTGA